The genomic region AGAAAATCCACATTCTCCAGCTGATACAGCTgcttctaaaaaaaacaaacaaaaaaaaaacaaatcagcatcTTGCCAAAATAGTCCCACCCCAGATGAcattgcatttatatttaatctGAAATTGTCAACAATCACTTAGAATATGTGTGTCTTTCAGAaccagtttgacatttttttaaactaaattcacagtttgtttgGACCCACCTATCCACACTATTACTGACTTGTTGGGAAGCAGCACTTTATAAGTAAGAAGCTCtaacaacagcaaaatgttttggcaaaatgtatttttcactttattgtttttaccTCTGTGACAGAAAcctttgacaaaaaaaagtaGCCCcaccaacaccagcagaaccagcaggAAAACCCTAACAATAATCCATGGATTGGAACTGGAAGAGTAAGAGGGAGTAACTGTCTTTTTCTGACCATCTGAAATGAGTGTACAAAGTATTCTTATAAGATGCAGGGACACTTACAATATTTTGACAAGAGtttaaaaattaacaaataaaatgtaaggtCTAAAGATTTAAGTTTTTAAAGATGTAAAGACATATCTAAATCTTAAAGCCTATATCTAAAACTACAGTTGTCATTTATATCACATCTAcatataaactgtattttaaaatattgatgtGTCTCACCTCTGATGATCATCCTGCTCTCTGGGGATTGTCCAaatccagagatgctgcacttgtagagtccttcattaGACTTGGAAACACTGTTAATGATCATGTTTCCCGTAGAGCTGTTACTGATGAAGATTCCGTAATTATAGAAATGAGCTAATGTCTGTGAGGAAGttgtcttgtttctacaagtcagagttacatcttctccctccatcacaggaagagcaggaatttccatGATCACGgaaccatctgaacaacaaggatgtaaaagctgatttaatgatacactcatgttgagtttatgacaaaatgttgttgtcagggctgggatctctcccacgggacccggccgggcgcagcccgaaggagcgacgtgggaccgccttcccgtaggcccaccacccgcaggaaggcgcataaggggtcggtgcagtgtggattgggtggcagccgtgtggaggtgcctcgacaacccaatccctggacaaagaatctggcaattgggacatggaatgtcacctcactgggtggaaaggagcctgaacttgtgttggaggttgagcggtaccggctagagatagtcgggctcacttccacacacagtctgggctctggaacacaactccttgagagaggttggactctcttctactctgcagttgcccatggtgagaggcggcgggcaggggtgggcttgcttatagccccccagctcagctgccatgtgttggagttttccccggtggacgagagagttgtttccctgcgccttcgggtaggggataggtctctcactgttgtttgtgcctacgggccaaatagcggtgtagagtacccagctttcatagggtctctggaaggggtactgggaggtgctccgactggggactctgtcgtcctactgggggatttcaacgcccacgtgggcaatgacagtgatacctggaggggcgtgattgggaggaacggcctccctgatctgaacccgagtggtgttttgttattggacttctgtgctagtcacagcttgtccataacgaacaccatgttcaagcataagggtgtccatcagtgcacgtggcaccaggacaccctaggttggaggtctatgatcgactttgtggttgtgtcatctgacctccgaccatatgtcttggacactcgggtgaagagaggggctgagctgtcaactgatcaccacctggtggtgagttggatccgatggcggaggagggagctggatagacctggcagacccaaacgtattgtgagggtctgttgggaacgtctcgtggaaccctctgtcagagaggtcttcaactcccacctccgggagagctacaatcaggtcccgagggagcctggagacattgagtccgagtgaaccatgttttccacctccattgtcaatgcggctgttcggagctgtggccgtagggtctctggtgcctgtcgtggcggcaatccccgaacccggtggtggacaccggaagtaagggaagccgtcaagctgaagaaggagtcttatcaggcctggttggcctgtgggactcctgatgcagctgatgggtatcggcaggccaaacgtgccgcagcccgcgcggtcgcagaggcaaaaactcggacctgggaagagttcggcgaggccatggaggaggactatcggtctgcctcaaggaaattctggcaaaccgtccggcgcctcatAAGGGGAAAGCGGTTTcccgccaacactgtttacagtggaggtggggagttgctgacttcgactggggacgttgtaggacggtggaaggaatactttgaggatctcctcaaccccgttgacacggcttctgttgaggaagcagaggctggggactcggaggttgattcgtccatttccctggtcgaagtcaccgaggtagtcagtaagctcctcggtggcaaggcaccaggggtggatgaaattcgccccgagtaccttaagtctctggatgttgtagggctgtcttggttgacacgcctttgcagcatcgcgtggagatcagagacagtacctctggactggcagaccggggtggtggttcctctttttaaaaagggggaccggagggtgtgttccaactatagggggatcacactcctcagcctccctgggaaagtctattccagagtgctggagaggagagttaggccgctagtcgaaccttGGATCGAGGAagaacaatgcggttttcgtcctggccgtggaacactggaccagctccatactcttgctagggtgctcgagggttcatgggagttcgcccatccagtctacatgtgttttgtagacttggagaaggcgtttgaccgcgtccctcgtggcatcctgtggggggtactccgggaatacgggattcgggaccctttgttaagggccattcggtccttgtatgaccggagtaggagcttcgttcgcattgccggtagtaagtcagacatgttcccggtgcatgttggactccgacagggctgccctttgtcaccgatttctaggcgcagccaggggtcggagggaatccggtttgggaatcacaggatttcatctctgctttttgcagatgatgttgtcctgttggcctcatcagaccgggacctccagcaggcagggcggtttgcagccgagtgtgaaggggctgggatgagaatcagcacctccaagtccgaggccatggttctcaaccggaaaaaggtggcttgcaccctccaggttgggggggagatcctccctcaagtggaggagtttaagtatcttggggtcttgttcacgagtgagggaaatagggagcgtgagattgacagacggattggtgcatcggcagcagtaatgcggtcggtgtaccggtccgtcgtggtgaaaaaggagctgagctgaaaggcaaagctctcgatttactggtcagtctacgttcccaccctcacctatggtcatgagctttgggtcatgaccgaaaggacaaggtcgcggatacaagcggccgaaatgagtttcctccgcagagtggctgggcgcacccttagagatagggtgaggagctcagtcacccgggaggagctcggagtagagccgctgctcctctgcatcgagaggggccagttgaggtggcttgggcatctgtttcggatgcccccgggacgcctcgtaggggaggttttccggtcctgtcccaccgggaggaggccccggggaagacccaggacacgttggagggactatgtctctcggctggcctgggaacgcctcggtgtccccccggaagagctggaggaggtgtctagggagagggaagtctgggcatctctgcttaagctgctccccccgcgacccggccccggataagcggaagaaaatggatggatggatggatggatgttgttgtcatgataaaaacttaccagtgacaTCGATGTTGACAATGTTGCTTTTGTTCCCACCTCCAGCATCAAACCAGTATTTTCCACTGTCATCTACATAAACATTTGTAACGgtgcaggacgaccctgttgatgttctgctattagttttattacatgataTTTTCCCTTTGGACTCATGTACAACTTCACAATCAGAGACCCCCTCACAATGAAAGGTTAGTGACTCATAtacaaagaactgtgctctgtttggatcaatatgaagagaagctgcatctgaaacaaagaaaaataaagagactcacaaaacagctggaatatattttcaaaaaaacagaataaaagacTGAACTAGTGTAAAATGATTAATGGCAGCATGTTTCCAGTATTGATTGGACAAACCCTTCTTTCTAACCACTAATCCAAAAATGGTTTGATCAccagaataagaaataaacacattttcctgttttagaCATCttttaaaccacaaaacaaaaatgaaaacatatccttcaaaatgctaaatgtgttCAGTGAGTATATAACTGGTACTTACAAACTTTCTGATCATGTTCACTCAGCAgcatcatcacaatcatcactaaagagacaaaaaaaaaaaagcaacagatggTTATAAGATCAATGTAGTGATACAGAAAAAAACCTAAAACTAAAAGTTTGTACTAGaaagtaacagaaacagactcagtactcacgcagtttgatgcagagagctgtgacctccatgttgtcttgctgctgactgaacatcagactgaagtgtaatgtaggTGCTCAGAGGGgcctcttcctgttttcatatctctgctgttaatgtgattatttttttagattACGGACATTCTCTACTGTTGCAGCAGAAATAATCTAGTGGGTGAACTGAAATCACTAGAAGGCCAAAACCTTTTACAGATACGTGTGTTAAAAATATACTACGTCCGCTATGCTGCATTTCAACTCAAACCACAAAGGTAAGTTGAGAGAATGGTTCATGTCTTATTGTAACAATTTCACAGTGACACTGCTAACATACTGATGTTTGGTTGGTTTGGTGATTTCAACATGTCATCCTTAGTGTATTAGCACTCTAACATCAGTaaattaacactaaacacaaagtacagtacaaATGGTGCTGACTGAAAATTATATTACTTGTGAAAATTCCTTATTTTCAATAttagacaaattaaaatatttttctggcAAAGACACTATGAAAAGTCCTCTGTTAAACCTTTATCTGACACTGTTAACcctgttaagacatccatatatctcctctttggtcgtcctcttgtcctcctgcctggcagctccatctccaacatccttctaccaatatactcactatccctcctctgaacatgtccaaaccatctcagtctggcctctctgactttgtcgcaAACACAGGCAACACAGTCTTgtttacaagtgaggtacacTTGTGAACAAGACCTCAAGATACTTAATCTCCTGGAAGCATAAAATTGACAAACGGATCTCCAGCAGTAATAATGTCGGTGTACAGGTCTGTCATGGTGATGAAGGAGCTGAGTCACAAGACAGGCTCTCTATAAGTAACATATAAAGCTGAGGTGGCTAGGTCATCTGCTTTAGATACACCTGGGACACCTTCTAGAGGATGTGTTCTGAACATGTCCCACTGGAAGAAGGCTCTGGGGAAGACCTAGGACACATTGGAAGGATTAGGTCTCCCGGCTGTCCTGGGAATGCTTCAGTGTTTCGCAAGAAGACCTGAAAGAGatgtctagggagagggaagtctggaCATTCCTGCTTAGACTGCTGCCTCTGCGACTTGGCCCCAGATAAGTGGAAGAAGATGGATGTTCAGGATACAGACAAATTATGAACAGATGCAACTGCAGTACAAGACAagacaagtttatttttattattatctttattataaCAGTTTACAGCTGAGTGGACAAGTTATTTTAGTAGATAATTAGAATTAAATTGTTCCTGAATATACAATCTAATTTGTGAGAAGTGGTTTACAAAAGCTTGACTTAAAAACCTAGTAAGCAGTGCACTCTGGTGGTTGTTGCTAGATCACACAGTTTATACCATGTTATTACATGTAAGTTATTTAGACCTATGTTCTGCTGCATCCTGCAAAACGATCTGTGATataaattcacagtttttattctcATCCCCCTGATTTCAGTGGATTGTTTGTGTAAGAACAAAGCTGCTCCAGAGCTCCTTTCAGTTTGTGGATATGTTGTCAGgacatatcatcatcatcatcatcatcatcatcatcatcatcatcatcatcatcatcatcatattgtCCAACCAACCTCTGAATCCACAGACAAAGAACAGGACCATGTTCTCTTGATTGtaagtttattttcatttattttactatacaATTGAAAAGCCAAGACAAATGGTGAAAACATTTCTATCTGCACATTTCCTGATGTTCCAAGTTgtcaaaaagtaatttaatgcTGCCTTAGAGCTGCttgttgtgtgttgtatgtCAGTGCTAAGAGTAGCTGACATCTGTCACCTCAAGAAAAGGTAAACTGAGCAAAATCCAGTCTCtctacatgttttatgtttttctcctGGTTTCAGTGTGAAATACTTTGAGTTTCTATACTTTCATTTGAAATACACATAAAGGACAAATCTACTCACTGCTTGATATTTAATGGTCTAATAGATGTCAATGGACGGCTGATCTAGTGACATGAGTGGAAAACTCAAGGTCATCAGGTTGGGTCTCCTTTTACTCTCTTGAATCTCGATTATGTCTGTCAAATGTGgttcaaataataattaaaaatagtttcactTACTAttttgtgaaagtgaaaatagcttttcttgctgctgttttctttcttttttttgtaaaacaggtagaaaaaaattttttagtttttatatgacagatgtttttgtgtttttttgtagtaCTTGTTTTGGCCACTGCACGCTAGACCATGTTCAACACAGAGAGCGGGTATCACTGCAGACTGTCAccataataatactaataaaccTCACCTGTTTTCTTCCAGGTGAGCTGTAATGTGTTATTTGTGCATTCTACACACAAGACTGTTTGTTATGGAGTAGCTGTAGTTCACATTATGGTCAAGTATGAAcacatcacttttattttgtagtaaacaCATATAAATTTGAAACAGCTTGATTAGTTACTACACTAAACAAACAACTGGCTTACTTCCTTATTTTCACAAGTCATCATGGTATTAGTTTAGACACACTGAGGGTAACTGTGTTTAAAGCTCCTCCTTCAGTCAGCTCACTGAAACCtgtaagacacagaaaatgtacTGAAAAAATCTAACTCATAGAACTGCTATAATTTAAGAGGTGAAGATGACTTTAATAGATAAACATGGATATTTGTTGTCAAAAAAATGTgaggaaaaatatataaatataagaaaatcTAAGTCAGGTTTGAAATCGCAGTAGATTTCGGTCTCTacaatccatccatccatgatCTTAACTGTTTGAACTCATAGTGTCAAGTATTCAGTCttagctgtcattgggtgaaaGGTGGAGTCCATTTCACACGTCTGGGCAAATTAAAGTCACAAATTAACTCTAACCTAACATTTGCATGGTGAGAGCATGTCCACAGACAACAGCCGACCCATTTTTGACCCCACTGTATCACCTCTACAATCATCTCAAATGATATGAATTTCTATTGCTCATGTTCTTACCTCATTGATTGTAGAATAGTACAGATCGTCTGTTAAGGGTGGGTTGGTACCATCCAAAGGAGCAGATGCAGCTGGTTCTACATTAAGAAAAGTTTATGTCAACATGttgtaaaaacatacacattgaatttacttttaatgtaaaagtgtctctgtctctagTGTTGGTTGTTCACAACATCAGCTACTATTTAAATGggtttttaatgaataatgacTAAACGATCAACATGATGAATCATCTATAACCAATAAAGACAGAGGCAGTGTAATTTAGGTGGCACATCAACAGCACTGttaagagaaaacacacagccttcacccataACACATAACCACAGGACCGGAGTAGCCCGgctcccacacacagacatagagacatacacacatacacatcatcacacccactcacactgtgtacattcttatatcacatgactataaataaaggaccaaggaactccctcggtgtactctctcagggtgttacactgaggaggtgccctttgtacaaagactacgctgtctgtgtctcatctgtctgactgcagggtttcttagcaaggagtgaaattcatcataggtgaaactcatcataggtgacaaacTCCTGACAGGCACCATCAGTAATGATACTCTAAATCAGCTTAAGGTTATTTTATCTGTTGccataaatgtgtttcattgtgtCAGAATGAGTTAGATCTTTTGGGAAAAGTGACCACTGAATTATCTAACACAAGTTATagaagaacaacagcaaaattcctgcaaaataaaataattcatgttcatgtttacacttattttaagttttttttaagtaagaaGAAACTATTTTGTGCACAAAAGTGTAAATATATCAGAttggaaacatatttttaaattggTCTTTTTAAAAGTTGTTGGGCAAACTCGTTGTGACAACATAAATCAGCTTTGTGCTCTAGTGACCCTGCCTCCTAAAGGTTACATTCCTATACAACTAATTGCAACCAAATTTTGGAAGTAATGTAATGACCATGTTGTGATGTAACCTATTTTTTAATTAGAATGAATTAAGAGCtacagttataataataataataataataataatacatttatttatagagcactcgaccggttggggtgcaggaaacagtaatacaaacaaaacaataatacaaacaaagcaataatacaaacacaacttaCAACAACTATAGCACCAGTCCTTAGGAAGATCAGTTCCAACGGAAAGACATTGTAAGTTAATGGAAAGTCTTCCTAAATAAAGATTTGTCTTAGTTTAAAGAAGATCAGGCTCCCTGGTAGAGgtaaagtttaaattaaagtgaGTTGCAAATAGATGATTGGGATTAATGGTGGGTGTATATCATGCAGGGTTAATTGCTAATTGTAGCTTCTGGACTAATTAGGATTTGTCTCATTTATCATCattaaacaactaaaacaaagtaAACTTTCTTGTTGCCAACTGGtcaatttgttatttgttttaaatggaCACTTGGATCATTGTCTCCATGTTCCATATATTTAACTACATTTAATGTTCTGCTTTGTCTGAAATACTTTGATAACTTGACCTTGTGCTCTTAATAAAAGAAGGCAGGGAAATTATCTTACTGTAGATGAGGAAGTCATGTGTATGTCCATACCAGTTTACTGATACATGTCttgttttctcacctgtttgattcCCTGTCGAGCCTGATCCAGGTCTCAGTGTGGAAACGTAAAACAATACTGCAAtagaggaaaaataacagtaacaataaataatgagaaggagaagaagtcTTGCTTTATACATTGAAAAGTTAAACTTATAAATTGAACACAAAGAGAGTCAGTTTCACTAGATTAGAACAAAACTGTGCTAAAAACCTCTTCCATAATTAGTTTTGGAAGATTCAAATTTGGCACTGACTTGCTATATATTAAGTATACATTAGGTACAAATCTAgtaaacattaacacaaatatGTTGTTGATATATGTTAATTATTGTCATCCTATGGCACATTTCCTTTGCTCTCACCAAACTTTGTCAAAAATTATACTTAAACATACTTCAAAGTACTAAATATCCACTAAGAAAACATTCTGCtactttaaactaaattcacaTCTTGTTTGAACCCACGTATTGACACTGTGTCTAAAATGTTGGGACACAGCATTGAATAACTGTACATTTCTTACAAAAGCAAATATTAAGTGTATTTTTAACTTGATTGTATTTACCTTtgacagtgaagtgaagtacccccaccaccaccaccaccagcaccagcagTAAAACCGTGACAATGATCCATAGGGTGAAACTGGAAGTGGAAGTAACCCTCTGTTTTTGACCATCTGAAATTAGTATAGAAcgtattgtattgtatttccACAACATTTTGACAGCTATTTGACAATTAACTAATATAATGTGGTGCTTACTATATCTAGTGTAACTGTTGTCATATATGCGACATCTACTTAACAACtctattttcaaatgtttctgtgtctcacctctgacgatcaacctgctctctgctgattctccagctccagaaatgctgcacttgtagagtccttcattaGACTTAGAAACATTGTGGATggtcatgtttcctgtagagctgctatTGATCAAGTCTccataatgataaaaatgagctgaggtctgtgaggaagttgtcttgtttctacaagtcagagttacagcttctccctccatcacaggaagagcaggaatttccaggatcactgaaccagctgaacaacaaggatgtaaaagctgatttaatgatacactcatgttgagtttatgacaaaatgttgttgtcatgataaaaacttaccagtgacagtgatgatgacacTGTTGCTTTTGTTCCCCCCTTCACCCTCAAACCAGTGTTTTCCACTGTCAgttggaaaaacatttgttatagtgcaggacgaccctgttgCTGTTCTCTTATGAGAGAAGTTACATGAGGGTGTTTTCCCATTGGACTCGCGaacaacttcacaataagaaacccattcacaataaaaagttagggactcatattcaaagaactgtgctctgtttggatcaatacgaagagaagctgcatctgaaataaagaaaaagaaaatgtaagaatGCAAGATTGAACTAGTGtaaaaaacagcagcatatgTACTGCGATAATTAGACAAAGTTTTTCAAGTCAGAATTTGTTGGATCACCAGAATAAGAAATAAAGCAATTTAAGTTTACAACTTCttgtaaataaatcacaaaacaaagactaaaAACTATAAACCATATccttaaaatgctaaatgtgttCAGTGAGTAAATAACTGGTGCTTACAAACTTTCTGATCATGTTCATTCAGCAGCATCACAATTATCactgaggagacaaaagaaaaaagcaacagatgGTTATAAGATCAATGTGgtgatacagaaaaacacaaaactaaaccgTTGTACTATAAAGTAACAGACAGACTCAGTACCCActcagtttgatgcagagagctgtgacctccatgttgtcttgctgctgactgaacattaGACCGAAGTGTAGCGTAGATGCACAGAGGGgcctcttcctgtttcttacCTCTGCTGTTAATGTGAGGATTTTTTTAGATCACAAACTTTCTCTCTTGCAGCAGAAATAATATGGTGGTTAAACATCAGTGGGTGAACTGAAATCACCAGTAGGTCAAAGTGTTTTACAGGTATcagaattaaaaatatattacttCTACAGCCGCTATGCTGCATTTGAGCTCAAACTACAGCAGTACAGTAAGTTGAGAGAATGGTTCATGTCTGTATTGTAACAATCCCAAAAAATATTAAGTTATTTTTCTTAAGTAttggacaaattaaaatatttttctgatAATGACACTGTTAACCCTGaggctatttatttattttcctctttttatttctttattttcatttttgtttttatctttcactcagaaacacacagacaaacacacattcaattcaCTAGTCCTACTTTGCCCCCTGCAGCACAACACTAagaaagtagtagtagtagttggAAACACAGATAAATTCTTTTCATTCTCATTAATCTACACTTTGTATTCCATAATGccaaactaaaagtaaaatgtttaaagagaaa from Anabas testudineus chromosome 18, fAnaTes1.2, whole genome shotgun sequence harbors:
- the LOC113168286 gene encoding low affinity immunoglobulin gamma Fc region receptor II-like, which gives rise to MEVTALCIKLLMIVMMLLSEHDQKVYAASLHIDPNRAQFFVYESLTFHCEGVSDCEVVHESKGKISCNKTNSRTSTGSSCTVTNVYVDDSGKYWFDAGGGNKSNIVNIDVTDGSVIMEIPALPVMEGEDVTLTCRNKTTSSQTLAHFYNYGIFISNSSTGNMIINSVSKSNEGLYKCSISGFGQSPESRMIIRGFGE